The Ptychodera flava strain L36383 chromosome 7, AS_Pfla_20210202, whole genome shotgun sequence DNA window caggttGCAGTGCCAGGGTTGCACATCAGTTCTGgcttgttttaaaagtttttcaccATGATGGAAGCTAGCTGTGCAGTACTGGATATCAAGATCATCACGACTCTGGAGagagatgatgacattgatgaaaccCGTGCTGAAGCCTGCTGGATTTGACACATATGTAGCCATGTTGAAACAAGTCGAGACATTACAGTGTGAAGCGAAAGAACTCCAAGAAGAAGCTAAGACCTTGGCTGATAGTGTTGAAAAGGCTCTCCTTGCTGATGATGActgtgacaatgatgatgatgatgacgacaacaGTGAAGATGATGGCAGACCGCCACTAATGACCTTGGGCAAAGTTAAAAAAGCCCAGGAGAAAGTGCAGGAACTCAGTGAAGAAGCTGACAGGAAGGTTAGTATTTATGAATAGAAGATCATAGtacattaacaaaataaaaatacatgattttgtgataattttgaaatcttgtgaGACACAATTAATTTAAGTGGCAGTGAGTTGCTAGCCAAGTCACTTTTTATCAAACTGGAAAAGTTGCCATGTTAAATAAACTGTAATGTTTGTTTAGCATGGTGTTAAATTTCCTGTATCATGTGAGAACACCCACAGATAACCTGTCTAGCAACCTGAGATCCCAGAGGGTctccttcatctttgaaaatggcatattgagaagtaagatcatttttgtgatgataagcaataacattgtcaatctcaagtgcacagtcatgtctatgctgcattttcagaattttggctTGTGCACATTTGTAGTGCAGTCATTTCCAGACAACacagtgtttatctttgttttcttagatATCTGAAGCTACAGACGTAAAAGCGAAACTGCCAAAACAATGTGGTTTTGTAGTCTGCGGTATTGACCAAGCTCTGCAGTCATTTGGTGTTGGACGTCATTCTTACCACGGGCAGGCATTCATTGACAATCATGTGAACaagtgctgtaaagtatgtgttttacaactgtacactgttttgtTGCTAAAGTCATTAAaggttcagtattctgcttgtcatgATTTTCAAGCTTTCAGTGTTAGATTTattgtgtgttatatatatactacagaagatgtatttcgtctacattattttgacctactttcagtgaaacagctctgtttgcttctttgaaagaaagtta harbors:
- the LOC139136969 gene encoding uncharacterized protein isoform X1; the protein is MLKQVETLQCEAKELQEEAKTLADSVEKALLADDDCDNDDDDDDNSEDDGRPPLMTLGKVKKAQEKVQELSEEADRKISEATDVKAKLPKQCGFVVCGIDQALQSFGVGRHSYHGQAFIDNHVNKCCKEENIQTCKSVIRTTARICPQLNEQAAHICGLYKPIFSKFAACHNL
- the LOC139136969 gene encoding uncharacterized protein isoform X2, giving the protein MLKQVETLQCEAKELQEEAKTLADSVEKALLADDDCDNDDDDDDNSEDDGRPPLMTLGKVKKAQEKVQELSEEADRKEENIQTCKSVIRTTARICPQLNEQAAHICGLYKPIFSKFAACHNL